A segment of the Curtobacterium sp. MCSS17_007 genome:
GCGCCCGCGACCGTGTTCGCCCGCGACCCGACGACGGCTAGGGCGGCCGCCGTGGCGCGACGCCCCGACCGGGCCCACAGGACGACCGGAGCGTGCGGTCCGAGGTCGTCGACGCTCACGGGCCAACCGGGGTGGCCGGGCACGAGCAGCCGTGCGCCGACGGCCCGTGCCGCAGCGGCGACGCCCTGCACGTCGCTGCGGTCGAGGCGGGGCGACCAGCGTCGGAGCGCCTCGTCGAGGGCCCGGGCGAACGCCCTGGGTGACTCGGTGCCGGGCAGTCCTGCGTCCCCGCACGACTCCAGCAGCATCCGGGTCCCGTCGTCGCCGGCCGCGTGGACCAGTGCGAGTGACCGTTCCGCACCGAGCCCCTGCACGAGCACCCCGGCGACGGCGTCCCCCGGCTCCACCACGGTCGACCACGCCATCCGTGCCGCCGCCTCGACCGGGTCGACAACGGCACAGCCGTCCGGGCCGAGCAGCGCCCGCACCGTGGGGAGCACGTCGACACCCCCGCTCACAGGGCGCTCCGGAGGGCCAGGGCGTCGCGCACGTGGCGGTCGTCGGGACGGTCCGCGCCCTGCAGGTCCGCCAGGGTCCACGCCAGCCGCATGGTGCGGTCCCAGCCACGCATGGTGAGCGTGCCGAGGTCGAGCGCATGGTCGAGGAGTGTGGACGCGCCCGGCACGGCCCGCCCGGGCCCGCGGAGCCACGCCCCGGAGACCTCGGCGTTCCTGGTCCACCCGGTGCCCGCCAGACGGCTGCGCATCGCCGCCCGTGCCGCCGCGACCGTCGCACGCGCCTGCGCCGTCGTCGGGGTCGAACCGTCCTCGCCCCGGATGAGCCCGGTCGTGACCCGCGGCACCCGCACGCGGATGTCCATCCGGTCGAGCAGTGGCCCGCTCATCCGACCGAGGTACCGCCGCACGGTGGCCGGGGGGCACTCGCACGGCTGTCGGGACGACCCGGCGTTGCCGCACGGACAAGGGTTGGCGGCGAGCACGACCTGACAGCGCGCGGGGAACTCGGCGGCCCCGGCGGCCCGGTGGACGGTGATGCGACCGGACTCGAGCGGCTGGCGGAGCGCGTCGAGCACGGCGCGCGGGAACTCCGGTGCCTCGTCGAAAGTTCGGTATCGCCTTGCGTTGTGAAAATCACCGCCCCTGTTGCCAGCCCCGTCCGGGCGTCCAATCTCTTGCCACGACCGGCCCGATGCCTCATAGTGCGGGCCAGCAATGAAGCGAGCAGCCATCTACGTCCGAATCTCTAGGGACCACGCGGGAGCGGGGCTCGGCGTCGAACGCCAGGAAGCCGACTGCCGGAAGCTGGCGGCGGAACGCGGCTGGGAAGTGGCCGCGGTCCTGTCCGACAACGACATCAGCGCTTACTCCGGCAAGCGACGACCGGGCTACGAGCAGCTGATCGGCCTGATCCAGACCGGCGACGTGGGCGCGGTGATCTCGTGGAGCCACGACCGCCTCCACCGCAGGCCGACGGAACTCGAGTCCTATATAGACGTGTGCGACAAGGCCGGGATCGACACCTACACCGTGAAGGCCGGCCACTTCGATCTGTCCACTCCGAGCGGCCGTGCGGTCGCGCGTACCCTCGCGGCCTGGGCCGCCTATGAAGTGGAGACTTCAACCGGACGCGTCCTGGCGGCCAAGAAGCAGGCAGCCGAGTCAGGCAAGTGGCGGGGCGGCCAGCGCCCCTTCGGCTACGACGCTGACGGCATGACCGTAAGAGAGGAAGAAGCGGCGCTCGTCCGGGAGGCCGCGCAGCGGTTCGTACTCGGCGACTCATGGCGAACGGTCGCCCTCGATTGGAACACCCGGAAGATCGTCACGGCGAACGGCATGGCCTGGAACGCGCTCAAAGTGCGCAACCTCACGATTAGGCTCCGGAACATCGGGATCGTCGATCACAACGGCACTGACCGCTACCCGGCCCAGTGGCCCGCGATCATTGATCAGGAACTCTGGGACCAGTTGCAGACGGCCATCGCGGTGAGCCGCAACGTCCACACGCAGCGCGGACCGTTCAGAAAGCACCTGCTCAAGGGCTTCGCGTACTGCGGAGAGTGCGGCAACCGCCTCAACGTGTACGGGACGAAGCGGGCTGGCGGACGTTACGAACCGGCCTACGGGTGCAGGAAGAACGACGACGAAAAAGGTCAGGTCGGTTGCGGCTCCGTAAAGCGCATGCTCGCGGCCGTCGACGATCTGGTTATCGACTCCCTCTTCTACCGGCTCGACACGGAGGACATGCACCAGGTGCTCTCAGACGCGTCTTCGGACAACGAAGCGCTGTCGACGCACCTTGCAGAGCTGCATGCCGCCACGCAGCGCCTGGAAGAGATCTACGGGCTCTTTGGAGCGGGCGAGATCGACTTCGCCGAGTACAAGGCGATGAAGGCTGCCGCGCACGAAGAGAAGGAACGCGCGTCACGGAAGGTGAACCAGTCGTCGGGCAAGGGGACCATCGCCAACGTCCCGGTCGGCAAGACGCTCCGCGAAGCGTGGGACGGCTCGGACCTCCAATGGAAGCGCCAGCTGTTGAGCGTCTTCATCGACCGCGTCGAGATCATGAAAGTGCCAAAGGGATCACCCCGCACCTTCTACAAGGGGTGGCAGTTCAATCCTGATCTGATTCAGATTCGTTGGAGGGCGTAGCTGGCCCCTCATCCAGTCTCTGCATCGCACGCCTCACATAGGATGCGGCCACGTGCGCGTCGATGCTGGCTTCGATGCCGCGCCGGTCTCCTTCTTCTGCCGCCCATGAGATCGCGAAGAACGAGACATCCGCCAACCAGCGCACGCCTCCTTCGCTCATGAATCGACGGAAGTACTCGTCGATCAGCGCGGCTCCGGATCGCTCAAGCCGCTGTACCGTGCGAACGCTGACGCCGAACCGCTTCGCTACCGACTCGCGTCTGTCCATGAGCGCTTCATTGACGTCAGCCTCCTCATTCAGATGACCGAAGTGAAACGCCGTCCTAAACGCCTGCACGGACGGGCTGTCAGGCGCGATGCGCAAGAACAGCTCCAGCAGCATGCGAAGCGATCGCTTGTCCGGAACGCCGAACAGCCCGGGATCAACCGGGCCGTCGTCCCCGATCGTCCTGCGCATTGCCAGAAGGGTGTCGACCCTGGCCCATTCGGTCCGCTCTTCACTCGCGTCGGTGTCCACAGACTCAAAGCTAGTCGCCCGGACATCGATCGGCAAACAGAGGACCGAGTTTGACTGTTGGTGACCAAAACGAGGAACCACTAGACAGATAGCGTCCAAAGCCGTACGCTTGCGCCACCGATCAAAGGAGCAGGCCGTGAAGAAGCAGATCGCCCGGATCATCAGCGACCAGGTCGCCAACGGAGACACGGCCGTCATCGACGCCTTGCGCCAGCTCGCCGGGATGCCGGTCGGCTCGATCCAGATGGACCGGAGCTACGTGCGCCGCCGCGTCGTGGAGATCCAGCGCGATCAGAACGGCAACGTCGTCGGCTCGATCGAACGAATCGAAGAGGCCGAGTCGGGCAGCTCGTCCGGCACCTGGCACCAGTAGCGCTCACACACCAAGGAGACAGTCATGTTCGAAACGATCCTCGTCCTCGCCTTCCTCATCGGGGCTGCCTGCCTCGGCGCGATCATCGGTCGCGTCTTCAAGAAGCTCGAAGCGGTCGAGCGCCGCAAGCTGATCGAGAAGCAGATGCGCCAGCAGATCATCGACGCTGAGAGCGAGCGCATCGCCGCCGAGAAGATCCTCCGTGAGAACGGACAAATCTGATGAAGAAGGCGTGGGCGCTTCTCTGGTTCGTGGTCGTCGCGGTCTTCGCGATCTCGATCATCGCGGCCGTCATCAAGCCTTGGATTCCGGCCATCGCCGCGGTGATCGTCGTCGTCTTCCTGGTCGCCGTGGCGGTCTTCATCTGGCGGCGGTTCGCTGAGCGCCGCCGCTTCTTCTAATTCCGCAGGCTACGTGTTTAAGTAGGTGCAGGCATGAGATTCAAGCGCCAAACTAAAAGGGACGCGAATCGGGACGTATACCTCGTCACCTTCCCTACTGACCTCGCCGCCGAACGGGTGCTCGCCTGGCTCCGGTCTGTTAGCGGCACCCTTCCCAAACGCACCAACCGCTTCCTCGACTGGTCGACGCTCGCGTTCGAAACGTGGGCGTCGGCCAGAGGGATCGCTCACCGCGTGCACGTTCCGAAGAGCGCGTCCGAATACGTGGCCTCCCAGCTGCGCACCTTGGCTCCCGGCATCACCGTGACGAAGGACGCCACCCGCCCCGGAGAGGACTGGACCGCGGGCCTCGAACTCGGGATGACGAGCCCGACCAGGCAGCTGCGCATCATGAGCCACAACGACCTGTCAGCGAGCGTCCTGGCGTCCGTTCAGTCCCTGGGATCAGACGAGGCGGTCATGATCCAGTGGGTGCTCGGCGCTGCCCGTCCCGAGATCCTTCCCGCGCGCGACGGCAACAGCCGGTCGGCCGAGTTCTCGATGAAGGCGTTGATCACTTCCGGTGTCCTGACCGCGCAGAACGACGAGCTCAACGACCGCCGGCAGAAGCTTGAAGAACCGAACCTCCTGGGCGTCGGCCGCGTCGTGGTGAAAGCGAACAACCCCAGGCGGGCCGGTGAGCTGATCTTGCGCGTCGAGTCTTCCCTTGCAGGAGCGAACAGCCCGGCCAACCGGTTCAGGCGCACGGCCGCCAAGTCCGCCCGGGTCATCGCGGACGCGAAGGACGCCGCCACTCCCCTGCTCTTTCCCGGCCAGTTCAACCTCAAGGAACTCGCCGCGGTGATCTCCTGGCCGATCGGCCAGCCGTTCGTCGCCGGTCTGCCGCAGGGCTCGACCAGGCACCTCTACGCGAACGAAGACATCGCGACCGAAGGCATCGTCATCGGCGACAGCAACTACCCGGGGCATGAGCGGCCGATCGCCCTCACCTTCGAGAAGGCCGTCCAGCACGTCTACTACGGCGGCAAGACGGGCACCGGCAAGACCGTGGCGATGGCCAACAACTTCGGACAGGTCGTCAAGAACGGCTACGGCGCGATCGTGATCGACGCGTCCAACTCGAACTCGAGCGAAACCATGTTCAGCCGGGCCCTCAACCTGATCCCATCTGACCGCCTGGACGACGTGATCATCATGAACCCGAGCGAAGACGGGGACATGCCGGTCGGCTTCAACGTGCTCGACCAGGGAAGGCCGCGCGTCGTGGCCGACCAGATCAAAGACCTGTTCGCGCACCTCTACCAGGACACGGCGGGCGTCTGGACGAAGCAGCTGCTCTTCCACGGGCTCTACACGCTCGCCGAGCACGACGGCATGACGATCTCCGAACTGATGCCGCTGATCAACCCGCAAACCAAAGAAGAGGTCGCGTGGGCCGACGAGCTGAGGCGGGGAGTGCGCGACAAGGAACTCCGGAACTTCTGGAACAGGTGGGAGAACTTCAACCAGTCGGAGCGGGACCGCAACACGCAGCCGCTCATCAACCGCATGTGGCAGCTCGACGCCCGTCCGGAACTGCGCGGGATGCTCGGACAGGCCAAGTCGTCGTTCAAGGTGCAGGAAGTGCTGCGCGACAACAAGATCCTGCTGATCAGCTTGAACGGCCTGCCTCCCGGCACCGCGTCGATCCTCGGCACGCTGATCGTCAATGCCGTGTGGAGCGGAGCGCAGACGATGAGCCCCGACCGGCCGAACTTCCTGTACCTCGACGAGTTCCAGGTGATGACGCGGCTTCCGACCGGACTCGACGACATGCTGAACCGCTCGCGCAAGCATGGCCTCGGCGTCGTCATGGGAACCCAGTACCTCGAAGACGTGCCGGCCGAGTTGAAGAACGCGATCACGAACAACGCCAGGTCGCGGGTGATCTTCCAGTCCAGCGCGAAGGAAGCGCGCATGTGGAGCAGCGAGTTCGGCCGGACGCTAGACGAGAACGACTTCATGCGGATCAGGCAGTACGAGGCGGTCGCGGAGATCGCCACGGAGTCGGGCGTGACCGCTCCGGTCACGTTGAAGGCGCGGCCCCCGCTGACGCCGACGGGGCAGGCGAGGGCCGTGCGCGAACTGAGTCGGAAGACCTACGGGCGGCCGATCGGCGAAGTCGAGGACGACATGGAAAACAGGCGGCAGGCGACGGTCAAGGCCGTGAAGAGCAGGCCGATGATCGGGATCAGGGCATGGGACGACGAACCAATAAACGGAAGGAGAACACGATGAGCGAGCAGATGAATCAGAACGGCGGGGAAGCCGAGATCGAGCGGGCGCTGTACTGGATCGACGAAGGAATCCGCGCGGCGGAAGCTCTGGCGCGCCACCTGCGCATGGCCCGCTCTATGACGGAGGAACTGCGCGAACGGCAGCTCACCGAAAACGGGGCGAAGAACATTGAGATTATGGGCAGTGCCATGCGCGTGGTCACCGAACACGTGGAACGCGGATCGAACGGGCTCACGATGTTCTTCAAAAACTCTAAGAGGACGGGATCATGATCAAGCGGCAGGAAACGCTGTGGGGCGCGAGCATCTACGACGGACTCCAGCACGACCCGAGACACGCGTTCGTCCTGGCCTCCTACTCCGCCTTCAAGCGCGTCGTAATGAGCCAGTGGACGCAGCTGATCGACGGCGGTTTGAAGTTCGTGGCCAACAAGGACGACCCGTACGCCGACTCGTCCGAGATGCGCCGCGACGTGGAAGACAAGCTGACGCTCCGGGTCTACGCGGACAACGGCGGCTCGCTTCCTGACGACCATCCGATGCGTCAGAAAGTGGAGTCGGGGATCGAAGGGTTCGTCGTTCTGAACGACGTCTTCCGCGGCGTGCACGACGTCATGGGACACGTACTCTCGGGCGGCAGCTTCGGACCGAAGGGCGAGCAGTTGGCGTGGGCGACTCACCGCGACACGATGCCCCGGTTGGCTCACAACGCGCTCTGGTGCGAGACGGTCGGGCAGAACATGTGGACCAACTTCGCGGGCGATCACGAGTCGCTTCCGATGGCCGAGCGGCCGTTCGGAGAGCAGAAGGCGGGGCTGGTCCCGGCGTTCCTGGTGGAGGCGCGTCTGCACGCGTGAGGGGGCGCTACCCACCACTCCCCTACTCCGCCCTTGAAACGCGATGTAATAGGGGTGACACCACTCCCCTACCCTACCGAAGAGGGGTGCGTAACAGAGGTCAGCGTTGTAAATCCTACAAGTGGGGTAAAAACCGGTAGGGGAGTGCAAAAAGAGGGGATCGGCCTTCGCCGAACCCCTCTTTTTGACGTGAACTACTTACTTGTTCGCGGCGTAGTACGCGTCCTTCACGGACTGTGAGATCCGGCCGCGCGACGACACCTCGTGGCCGTTCGCAGCGGCCCACTCGCGGATGGCAGTCAGGTCTTCCGAGTTGTTGCGCGCGGGCTTGGAAGCCGAGCCCGACGAACGGCCGACGCGCCGCGCGGAAGCCACGTAGTCGGACAGCGCGTCGCGCAGCTTGTCCTTGTTCGCGTCGGACAGGTCGATCTCATAGCTGGTGCCGTCGAAGCCGAACTGGACCGTGCCGCCCTTGCCGTCTTCGATCGGCGCGCCGTCCAGGTCGTCGATGAGCGTCGTGGTGACCTTCTGAGCCATGGTGCAATCCTTCGTTCGATTCCGTGGTCGCGGTCAGCATACATGAAAGCGCGCATATAGAAAGCCGCTCAGAGCGTTTCTGAGCGGCCTGTGCTTTGCGGACGGCTACACGTTCATGTTGCGAAGCGAAGCCGCATCCTGGCGCGTCTGCGCACGCGTGAGACTACTGCTTCGACTTGTAGATGCCGAACATGGTCAGTATGAACGCGCCTGCAGTTGCGAGCAGGCCGCTGAGCGCCACGATGCGGATCAAGTCGGTGAAGCCGAGCACGACCGCAAGGCCAGGCGCGACCAGACCGAGGCCGATGAGAGAGTCACCGACTACGTAGACGATGACCTTGGTTTTCTTCGAGATGCCTGACTGGATCTCCGCTACCACGTCGCTCGCCTGGACGTCGTCAGCGAGCTTCTGCGCGCTCTGTGTTGCTACTTGGAGTTGCTTCTGTTCTGCTTCGCTGAATGCCATCTTGGTTGGCTCCTTTGCTGGTTCGTTAGTAGTTGGTTCTTTCGTCGGTTGTTGAGCCGGTTCAGGCTCATCTGCCGGTGGTTGCTCTGGCTCCGGTTGAGCGGCCGGTTCTTCCGCGGGCTGTTGCGCGGGCGGAGTCTCCGGCGCCGGCTGTTCGGCCGGTGCGGGCTGAGGCGCTGCAACTGACGGACGCTTGCCTGGAACGGGAGTTCCGCCGTCGGTGCCCGCGACCTCCGTCGCCTTGGCAATGTCGACCCAAAACTTGTAGACGTTCCATTGGATGAGGGCCAACCACATGCCGCCGCTCTGGCCGAGATCAAGCACCTGGTGCTTGCCCGGCAGAACGAATCGAGATCCTGGGTTCAAGTCCTGATCGTCCGTGGCGTAGCCGTCAGCGTCCACCTCGACGAGCGGTTCGGCCGGCACGCCGTTGTCATCCCAGGTCGGGTCGACAGGGCATAGATCGTTGCTCAACACCTGCCAGAGTCCGCCCTGTAGCTCGACCTTCGACACCGTGAGCGGGTCGGCGAACTTGATGAACGAACCGACGTCCACGTTCTGATCCGTCGGGTTGCCTACGGGACCCGGAGCGTCTGAGCCCGCGTAGCGGTAGAAGGTCTGCTCCGGGTAGTCGTTCCAAGCGCGCAGCTGGTCGTAGTTATCGATCTTGATCCCGGCGACCCGGCAGTTGATCACCCGATCGGCGTCGATGAAGAACATGTAGTGACCGGCGGCTCCCCCGCTTGCTCCGCGCTTGCCCCAGATCGCAGCGTCGCCTTTCCTGGTGTCGTAGTTCCCCTGAGCGTTCGGTTTGATCTGCACCCAGCCGTTCGCCTCGAAGTCGCGGAACATCGTGTCCGTGTTGCCGATGCGCAGACCGGCAGGCAGGAGTCCCGCTGCTTCGAGCGAGAAGTACCCCGCGCTTGAACAGTCGAAGCTGTTCGGACCGAAACGGCTCGTCATCGAGTACGTGATGCCCCGCGCTTGCTGCGTCAGGTACCAGTTTATTGCTATGTTGAACTTTGCATCCATGTCACCTCCTTTTGATGTCTAGCGCGTGCATGAGCAGCAGCAAAGCGCCGCCGCTCGAGAACAGGGCCCGTACGTCCGCGTCCGGCCGGACAATCGCGTTGATGAGCGCAACGATGATCAGATATATGGCGAAGAACGTCAGCCACTTGTAGCGCTTCCGGGACGCGTAGACGGCCACGAGCGCGTAAGGCACGAGCCTGATGAGCAGAACGAACGTAAGACTGACCGTCACTGCGACACCCCCTGTCCCACCATGAAGCTGAGCACTCCGGCCAAAGCCAAGAGCACCGCGACTACCCCGGCCACCAGCTTCTCGTTCTGAAACCACTTGCTCGGGGTGACGACCTGTACAGTCGTCGCGTTCGGAGCATTGATCTGTTGAGGCTGCTGGTTCGGGTGTTTCTCCTGGTACTGGGCGACTGCTTGAAGGCCGGTCTTCCACTCTTCGATCGAATTCACCCGGCCGTTCGTCTTCGTTGCCTGAGCTTCGACGCGTTCGAGCTTGCCGTCCATCTGCACGAGGTACACGAGCACATCGGTGATAGTCGGGTTCTGAGGTATCTGGAAGTCTGACATTAGAGACCTATGGCGAACCAGTTGAAGGACATGTAGCCGTTCGCCCCGACCGTTGTGAACAGATTGACCGGCATCGAGTCTTTCGTGACCGTGCCGACGTTGGCATAAATCCCATCAGTATTCGCGTACGGCCCGGATGCCGTAGCAGTCGCGGACTGCACGGCCGTCAAGAAGCCTGCAGGGAAGTTCACGACGACAGCTATCTTCGTGTTGGCACCACCGGTGTTGTTCTGCTGCGAAGACGTTCCCCATAAAAGTTTCAAACCCCCCAAATTGATGTAGAAAATTGTGCCGCCTGCGTTCCCTGAGTTCGTGATAGTCTTCACCGCAACGCCCGCACTAGTCGTAACGAACTGTCGAAGGTCGGCAATATTCGGAGCCGTGATTTGGGTTGTTGATGCCGGTACCGCGACCTGAGCCAAGATGATGTAAGGGTTCGCCGCTCCGACAGCGCTCTGAATCTGAGCCGTCGTAGGCACGACCGGTGAAGAAGCCGGAGTACCCGCGACCGCGACGAACTTCAGCACGTTGTTCGTGTTGTTCACCGGAGACTGGACCGCGGTCACGCTCTTGTCGACGTAGGCGACCACGTAGTCGATGCGCGGAGAAGCGGACGCCGTGGCGATCGTCACGGACTCCCCGGCGGTCGTGTCGTGGCTGATCATGTAGTAGTAGTCAGCCGGAGCCGTGCCGGTAGGGATGCGTCCGGAGCCAGGGTTGACGCGGACAGTCATGTTGGCCGAGCCGTTCGGTACTACGTCGAGGCCCTTGAACACCTGACCGGAGAACGCTTCGTTGAGACCTTTGAAGGTCGCGTACTCGTCAGATGCTCCCCCGTTGTAGTTGACGACGATTTTAGACACTTGCGGTTCTCTGTTTAGTTTTGCTTATGCCATCAATATAAAACACGCTGCGGCTTTTGCCTAGGCGATTTGCACGGCTGTCCACGTCGCATCTGACACCGACTGGAAGACGAAACGATAAGGTACTTGTTCGTCCTTGTTTCTATTGGACTTGATCCACGCGTGCCATTTCTGAACTCCGTTGACAGGCTTGAGCGGAGTGATGATCGCCGGCGACGCCCCAACGACCATGTCTATAGCTTCGATGCCGATGACGATCACGGGGTTTGAGATGGCCGACTTGGGAGTGACGGTGACTTCCACGCAAGCGGCTCCTCCGGTCGGAACGAACACCGTGACGTCCGCCGTCTTTTTGCGCAGCCATCGAACGCCGAAATTACTCGTTCCGAAGGATTGCAGACCCTTCATGTCGTCCAGCGTCTGACGCAGGTAATGCAGTCTTTCTACGAGCTGATTTTCGCTCGTCCTGTCCAGGCGCGTCATAGGACCCTCGCGACGCTCACGATGACCGGAGTCGTCGCGTAGGCGATGTACTTGAACCAAAAGCTCTGAGTCGGCGTCGCGGCTCTCGTGGTGATCCGGTAGTAATACTCGATGCTCGACCCGCCGAGTCCCGGGCTCTGCCCCGCGGTCACGGCCAGCGCGGTAGCGCCGGTGTCTTCGAAGAGGGTTGACTGAGTGGGGGTGAACAGCTGCGGCACCACTTGAGAGTGGAAGCGGGTCTCTCCGTCCGCAGCGCTGCGCGCGACCGAGAAGATCGCGACCGCATAGTTCGCCCCGGGCGCGGCGTTGAAGGTACCGGACAAATCGAACTGGTTCGCCGACTGGGTTTCGTACATCACCGCTTCGACGTATTGATTGCCCGTTTTGAGTTCCCGCACCGCGTCTTCGAGGCTCTTGATGCGGGCTATCAGCGACTCTTCCTCGCTTCTGTTCAACCTGTTCATACCGCCGTTATCTCCAGCGTCCCTTTACAGGAAGCGATGACGAAGAACTTGAAGGACAGGTTGACCGGTGCAGAACCCGCATAGACGTCGATCGTGTAGTCGTATTCTTGCGCGCCGATGGAACTCCACCGCTCGGTCAAGATGCGCGTGTAATAAAGCAGGTACCCCCGGCCCAAGCTGTCCAGCACTCCGTAGCGTCCGAGCTTGGTCGTGCCGTCGTACACGTCCGCAGACGCCCACACGATCGGCGCGGCTTGTGTACCGTCCGCCTTCCAGACGATGCTCCATCGGGCGCTGGTATTGGCCGGGACGGTGAAGTTGGCAACGTCGCGCGTACCTGGCAATGCGGTCTGTACGGCTTTGGTCGTCAGCGTGCGGGGGATGCTCTGTCGGCTGCGAAGCTCTCGCACGTCGGCGTCGAGACGGTTCATCATGACGCGCAGCGCCTCGTGGTCCTGTCGGTCAACAACGTCACTCACCCTGGCTCACCCCGAACGAGTCGAACGTCAGCTGTACGGCGCTCTCAAAATCGTTCTCGTCGATCGTCACGTCCACCTGTTCGATCCGGTAGAGCCCGTTCACGTTGTCGAGCCACTTGTGATCCATCACGCGCAGCGGCACGCGGTCGCCGGGAACGAGGAAGGCGTTCGCCGGGATCTCTTTGCCGGTGATCGTCACGACGGGAAGCTCGAGGATGTCCTTGGCCTGGTCGACCTCCGTCTGAGTGTTCACGTCCAAGGTGTCCTGCAGGACGACGCTGTTGAACTGGACCACCTTCTCGCGGACGTAGTAGTTGACCTGGCTGATGACGTCGCCCTTGGTACTGCTCAGCTGGTCGGAGCCGAACCCGGAGCCGACGCCGTAGATCTTGTTGAACAGAGTCAACGCGCTGCGGGACATCGCGAAGCCGGCGACGTTGCCGAGCGCTCCCCCGTAGATGAGGTTGACGTCCAGCCGGCGGGCGCCGATCTGCGAGTAGGTCCGGAAGTTCTTCATGTAGTCGAAGCCGAAGTCGAACGGAGAGTCGCTCAACTGGGCGAGCTCCTGGATCTTGGACTTCACTTCGTCGGACTGGTAGGTGCGGTCGCTGAGCTTGCCCGTCCCGTACTGATTGGAAGCGATCGTCATACCGACGCTTCCGTTCGGTTGAGCCTGCGTCGTGGCGATGAGGTCGGCGGCGATGGCCGTGCGCTCGGTCTGCGTGTAGGTCTTCGTCACGTAGCGGTCCTTGAGCAGGTTCAAGTAGCCCGTCGCGGTGATCGTGACGATGTAGTTCTGACCCGTGCCTCCGATCGATCCGGCGCGCGAGTTGTCCTGCTGGAGGTTGAAGCTGACGTCGACGACCTGCGTGCCGAACAGGTAGACCCCGTTGCGCTTCACTTTGACGTCGGTGACGTACGGAGCGATGAGCACCTTGGGGTCCGCTCCCCCGAGCGCGTTGGCGCAATAGCTCTCGAACGCGAACAGGTCGAGAGAGAACGTCAGCTGTTCGGCTTCGTTCCTGGTGAGCGTGAACTGGCGATTGAAGGCGAGGGCGCTGATGTCAGCGATCCTCTGTCCGTCCTTGGTCCATAGTTCGAACTCGTAGACGCGCTGCTGTCCCAGGTCCATCTAGATGCCCCTGAAGCCGCTTCTCCAAGAGAAGGTGCCCGTTACGGTGTCCGAGCCGTTGGTCGTCGTCAGCTTGATCGAGTTGCCGCCGGGAAGCAGAGGGAACCAGCTGCTCGTCGGCGTCAGGTAGGCGAGGATCGATCCTCCGTTGAGCAGGACCGTGCGGTTGTACATGTCGATCGTCACGACGTCGCCCGCCGAAGTGGTGAGCCCCTGCAAGGTAAAGAACTGGTTCGTGCTGACGTTCGTGATCGTGGGGTTCGTCATCGGACCGGTGAGCGTGATGACAGGGAAGACGGCGACGTTGCCGGAGTTGACGATGCTCGTAGGGAGTCCGCCCGGACGCCACTTGACCGGGTTCCAGGCGATAGGCCACACCACGCCGCCGCCCGAGACGGGAGAAATGGCCGCCGTGTTCAGGCCGCCCGAGTTGTCGTAGATGGTCGGATCGGGTGCGACGAGCGTCAGCGTGAACGGAGCCTGCCGCCACGAACGGACGATCGGCATGTCCAAGCTGTCCAAGTACGCGTAGACGAGGTACTGGTTGCCAGCGTCCGTCGTGATCGTC
Coding sequences within it:
- a CDS encoding recombinase family protein gives rise to the protein MKRAAIYVRISRDHAGAGLGVERQEADCRKLAAERGWEVAAVLSDNDISAYSGKRRPGYEQLIGLIQTGDVGAVISWSHDRLHRRPTELESYIDVCDKAGIDTYTVKAGHFDLSTPSGRAVARTLAAWAAYEVETSTGRVLAAKKQAAESGKWRGGQRPFGYDADGMTVREEEAALVREAAQRFVLGDSWRTVALDWNTRKIVTANGMAWNALKVRNLTIRLRNIGIVDHNGTDRYPAQWPAIIDQELWDQLQTAIAVSRNVHTQRGPFRKHLLKGFAYCGECGNRLNVYGTKRAGGRYEPAYGCRKNDDEKGQVGCGSVKRMLAAVDDLVIDSLFYRLDTEDMHQVLSDASSDNEALSTHLAELHAATQRLEEIYGLFGAGEIDFAEYKAMKAAAHEEKERASRKVNQSSGKGTIANVPVGKTLREAWDGSDLQWKRQLLSVFIDRVEIMKVPKGSPRTFYKGWQFNPDLIQIRWRA
- a CDS encoding type IV secretion system DNA-binding domain-containing protein; this translates as MRFKRQTKRDANRDVYLVTFPTDLAAERVLAWLRSVSGTLPKRTNRFLDWSTLAFETWASARGIAHRVHVPKSASEYVASQLRTLAPGITVTKDATRPGEDWTAGLELGMTSPTRQLRIMSHNDLSASVLASVQSLGSDEAVMIQWVLGAARPEILPARDGNSRSAEFSMKALITSGVLTAQNDELNDRRQKLEEPNLLGVGRVVVKANNPRRAGELILRVESSLAGANSPANRFRRTAAKSARVIADAKDAATPLLFPGQFNLKELAAVISWPIGQPFVAGLPQGSTRHLYANEDIATEGIVIGDSNYPGHERPIALTFEKAVQHVYYGGKTGTGKTVAMANNFGQVVKNGYGAIVIDASNSNSSETMFSRALNLIPSDRLDDVIIMNPSEDGDMPVGFNVLDQGRPRVVADQIKDLFAHLYQDTAGVWTKQLLFHGLYTLAEHDGMTISELMPLINPQTKEEVAWADELRRGVRDKELRNFWNRWENFNQSERDRNTQPLINRMWQLDARPELRGMLGQAKSSFKVQEVLRDNKILLISLNGLPPGTASILGTLIVNAVWSGAQTMSPDRPNFLYLDEFQVMTRLPTGLDDMLNRSRKHGLGVVMGTQYLEDVPAELKNAITNNARSRVIFQSSAKEARMWSSEFGRTLDENDFMRIRQYEAVAEIATESGVTAPVTLKARPPLTPTGQARAVRELSRKTYGRPIGEVEDDMENRRQATVKAVKSRPMIGIRAWDDEPINGRRTR
- a CDS encoding peptidoglycan amidohydrolase family protein, whose amino-acid sequence is MDAKFNIAINWYLTQQARGITYSMTSRFGPNSFDCSSAGYFSLEAAGLLPAGLRIGNTDTMFRDFEANGWVQIKPNAQGNYDTRKGDAAIWGKRGASGGAAGHYMFFIDADRVINCRVAGIKIDNYDQLRAWNDYPEQTFYRYAGSDAPGPVGNPTDQNVDVGSFIKFADPLTVSKVELQGGLWQVLSNDLCPVDPTWDDNGVPAEPLVEVDADGYATDDQDLNPGSRFVLPGKHQVLDLGQSGGMWLALIQWNVYKFWVDIAKATEVAGTDGGTPVPGKRPSVAAPQPAPAEQPAPETPPAQQPAEEPAAQPEPEQPPADEPEPAQQPTKEPTTNEPAKEPTKMAFSEAEQKQLQVATQSAQKLADDVQASDVVAEIQSGISKKTKVIVYVVGDSLIGLGLVAPGLAVVLGFTDLIRIVALSGLLATAGAFILTMFGIYKSKQ
- a CDS encoding Lsr2 family protein, producing MAQKVTTTLIDDLDGAPIEDGKGGTVQFGFDGTSYEIDLSDANKDKLRDALSDYVASARRVGRSSGSASKPARNNSEDLTAIREWAAANGHEVSSRGRISQSVKDAYYAANK
- a CDS encoding ATP-binding protein; translation: MLDALRQPLESGRITVHRAAGAAEFPARCQVVLAANPCPCGNAGSSRQPCECPPATVRRYLGRMSGPLLDRMDIRVRVPRVTTGLIRGEDGSTPTTAQARATVAAARAAMRSRLAGTGWTRNAEVSGAWLRGPGRAVPGASTLLDHALDLGTLTMRGWDRTMRLAWTLADLQGADRPDDRHVRDALALRSAL